From one Syntrophales bacterium genomic stretch:
- the tsaE gene encoding tRNA (adenosine(37)-N6)-threonylcarbamoyltransferase complex ATPase subunit type 1 TsaE — MKSRFPDEMELLSTSVDETFRIGRIIGERAAPGTVVALIGELGAGKTLLTQGMAAGLDVPGTYYVTSPTFTLINEYPGRIPLYHFDVYRLSGSVDLEDLGYEDYFFGDGLVAIEWAEKVMDSLPESTLFIRIKRLDEDTRKISLSCNADSTVLNRLKKALEEGGCR, encoded by the coding sequence ATGAAATCCCGGTTCCCGGACGAGATGGAACTTTTGTCGACGAGTGTCGATGAGACTTTTCGTATCGGAAGGATCATCGGAGAAAGGGCGGCCCCCGGCACGGTGGTGGCCCTGATCGGGGAACTGGGCGCGGGAAAAACGCTGCTCACCCAGGGAATGGCCGCCGGTCTCGATGTGCCCGGCACATACTACGTGACCAGCCCGACGTTCACGCTCATCAACGAATACCCCGGTCGAATCCCCCTGTATCATTTCGATGTGTACCGTCTTTCGGGTTCAGTCGATCTCGAGGATCTCGGGTACGAGGACTATTTTTTCGGTGACGGCCTGGTCGCCATAGAGTGGGCGGAAAAGGTGATGGACAGCCTGCCGGAAAGTACGCTATTTATCAGAATCAAACGACTGGATGAGGACACGAGAAAAATCAGCCTGTCCTGCAATGCCGACAGTACCGTATTGAACAGGCTCAAAAAAGCTTTGGAAGAAGGAGGGTGTAGGTAG
- a CDS encoding beta-lactamase family protein, whose product MTQYPTPPEQDETRWFAQLLGLDFLLWTPTVQAEGFLNWERIFATRKIAAKSPIPLPQSSEDLDIRYEYLGIEKNIDDFIRDEHLSGLLVLHDGRILLEKYALGLTPARTWQSSSVVKSLTSILFGIALRDGYIKSFDDAVTDHLPELQGSVYEGVTIRHLLTMTGGLLFNEDYEDLRSDVNKKYWEHIAFRRPGAILEDLKTLERIHAPGEYFAYNTGDVYLLSHILSRAVNMTPADYCTQRLWGPMGMELDGFFTLDADDGHEVTGSCAGFSLRDYGRLGLLMQRDGIALNGERLLPEGFVKEATTPISPNFEFPLWADPDHQFEGYGYLWWVIRQNSFTALGVYGQWIHVEPESNLVVVMIGAVPRPGYMDPDEPVAQAEGNQHGSPARLFFVDAVKKLIGTQ is encoded by the coding sequence ATGACACAGTACCCAACCCCGCCGGAACAAGATGAAACCAGGTGGTTCGCGCAATTGCTCGGACTGGATTTCCTGCTGTGGACGCCGACGGTTCAAGCTGAGGGATTCTTGAATTGGGAACGAATTTTTGCCACCAGGAAAATTGCGGCGAAATCACCAATCCCATTGCCTCAATCGTCGGAAGATCTGGACATACGATACGAGTATCTGGGAATTGAAAAAAATATCGATGATTTCATCAGAGACGAGCACCTGTCAGGGCTGTTGGTACTTCACGACGGAAGGATTCTTCTTGAAAAGTATGCTCTCGGATTAACACCGGCAAGGACGTGGCAATCTTCGTCTGTCGTTAAATCGCTGACTTCGATTCTTTTCGGGATTGCTCTTCGGGACGGTTACATCAAATCGTTTGACGATGCCGTCACGGATCATCTGCCGGAGCTGCAGGGTTCTGTGTACGAAGGGGTCACCATCAGGCATCTGTTGACCATGACCGGGGGGCTGCTTTTTAATGAAGATTATGAAGATCTCCGTTCAGATGTCAACAAAAAGTATTGGGAACACATTGCTTTCCGGCGTCCCGGTGCTATCCTCGAAGACTTGAAAACACTTGAAAGGATACATGCTCCCGGAGAATATTTTGCCTATAACACCGGTGACGTATATCTCTTGAGCCACATTTTAAGCAGAGCCGTGAACATGACGCCGGCCGATTATTGTACTCAGAGACTCTGGGGCCCCATGGGGATGGAACTGGACGGATTCTTTACACTCGATGCCGATGACGGGCATGAAGTAACGGGCAGTTGCGCCGGTTTTTCATTACGCGATTATGGGAGGCTGGGCTTATTGATGCAGAGAGACGGTATCGCTCTTAACGGTGAGCGCCTTCTCCCCGAAGGATTTGTCAAGGAAGCCACCACGCCGATTTCACCCAATTTTGAATTCCCGCTCTGGGCTGACCCGGACCACCAGTTTGAAGGATACGGATATCTGTGGTGGGTGATCAGGCAGAACAGTTTCACGGCACTGGGGGTGTATGGCCAGTGGATTCATGTTGAACCTGAATCCAATCTTGTGGTGGTGATGATCGGTGCCGTACCCCGCCCCGGCTACATGGACCCCGACGAACCTGTTGCCCAGGCGGAGGGTAACCAACACGGAAGTCCCGCGCGCTTATTCTTCGTTGATGCCGTCAAGAAACTGATCGGCACACAGTAG
- a CDS encoding aspartate kinase, translated as MALIVQKFGGTSVADIAKIHNVAERVIRTSTEGNDVVVVLSAMAGETDRLIGLANAAVGDRPTPREYDVLISTGEQVTVSLMAMVLNSRGFRSKSFLGSQIRIVTDKNHSAARIKKIDAGLIRQELGKGRIIVVAGFQGVDRKGNITTLGRGGSDTSAVAIAAAINADYCETFTDVAGVYTTDPNIYDKARKLKKISYDEMLELAGAGAKVLHQRSVELAKLYNVPLYVRSSFNDDQGTLVTREDEEMEKEVVSGITYDRNQAKVSVIHVPDKPGIAARLFTPLSDENINVDMIIQNASIDGYTDMTFTVPRQDIKRVEAIIHSVAGEVGAERVLFDTEISKVSMVGLGMRSHSGVASKMFATLAHEGINIQMISTSEIKISCVIEAKYTELAVRILHDAFEMEIEH; from the coding sequence GTGGCTCTCATTGTACAGAAATTCGGAGGCACATCGGTTGCCGATATCGCCAAGATCCACAATGTCGCCGAGCGGGTCATCAGGACCAGTACGGAGGGTAATGACGTTGTTGTCGTTCTGTCGGCCATGGCGGGAGAAACGGACCGCCTCATCGGTCTGGCAAACGCCGCGGTCGGAGACCGGCCGACCCCGCGGGAGTACGATGTCCTTATCTCCACGGGAGAGCAGGTAACGGTTTCGCTCATGGCAATGGTTCTCAACAGCAGGGGGTTCCGGTCGAAGTCCTTTCTCGGATCGCAGATCCGGATCGTAACGGACAAGAACCATTCGGCAGCGAGAATCAAAAAGATCGACGCCGGTCTGATCAGGCAGGAACTGGGCAAGGGAAGGATCATCGTGGTGGCGGGTTTCCAGGGTGTGGACAGAAAAGGCAACATCACCACCCTGGGCAGGGGCGGGTCCGACACCAGCGCCGTGGCCATCGCCGCAGCCATCAATGCCGATTACTGTGAAACCTTTACGGACGTCGCCGGGGTCTACACCACAGACCCCAATATTTACGACAAGGCGCGAAAGCTCAAAAAGATATCCTACGATGAAATGCTCGAGCTTGCCGGTGCCGGCGCAAAGGTCCTTCATCAGCGTTCCGTGGAACTGGCGAAACTGTATAACGTTCCCTTGTACGTCCGTTCCTCTTTCAATGACGATCAGGGTACCCTCGTGACCAGGGAGGATGAGGAAATGGAAAAAGAAGTAGTCTCCGGAATAACCTACGACAGGAACCAGGCAAAAGTCAGCGTGATTCACGTTCCCGACAAGCCGGGAATCGCGGCCCGCCTCTTTACGCCCCTTTCCGACGAGAATATCAACGTGGACATGATCATACAGAACGCCAGCATCGATGGCTACACGGATATGACCTTTACCGTTCCCAGGCAGGACATCAAACGGGTGGAAGCGATCATTCACTCTGTCGCCGGTGAAGTCGGAGCGGAACGTGTCCTGTTCGACACGGAGATTTCGAAAGTATCGATGGTCGGTCTGGGTATGAGAAGCCACTCGGGCGTGGCATCGAAAATGTTTGCCACGCTGGCACATGAGGGGATCAACATTCAGATGATCAGCACTTCTGAAATAAAGATATCCTGCGTTATTGAGGCAAAGTACACGGAATTGGCCGTCAGGATCCTGCATGACGCCTTTGAAATGGAGATCGAACACTAA
- a CDS encoding helix-hairpin-helix domain-containing protein, translated as MSTFSPLAERQLRGSLVMLLAVVAVILVKIAAGPLPVPFFSASPALSEQTVSTSTIQVDMAGTGGGIYFFEGGVTVRDVLAAVAPRQMKLFQTHAVGERLSHGDRLVVTLNPPSIRRERMESRVMVALGMPLDINGVGVEDLVMIPGVGPVTATAIVRHREERGRFKAMDDLIAVRGIGEKRLQGLKRYLTLDTGQAR; from the coding sequence ATGAGTACCTTCAGCCCGCTGGCTGAGAGGCAGCTTCGGGGATCCTTGGTGATGCTCCTGGCGGTCGTCGCGGTGATACTGGTTAAAATCGCGGCCGGACCCTTGCCGGTCCCGTTTTTCTCAGCTTCACCGGCGCTTTCCGAGCAGACTGTTTCGACATCGACGATCCAGGTCGATATGGCGGGTACAGGAGGAGGGATATATTTTTTTGAGGGCGGAGTGACGGTTCGTGACGTTCTTGCGGCGGTGGCGCCGAGGCAGATGAAGCTCTTTCAAACACATGCCGTCGGGGAACGTCTTTCGCACGGGGACCGCCTGGTCGTTACATTGAACCCGCCGTCGATACGCCGTGAAAGGATGGAATCGCGGGTCATGGTGGCCCTGGGCATGCCTCTGGACATAAACGGGGTCGGTGTGGAAGACTTGGTCATGATTCCGGGGGTCGGTCCCGTCACCGCGACCGCCATAGTCCGTCATCGGGAAGAGCGGGGGCGATTCAAAGCCATGGACGATCTGATCGCCGTGAGAGGAATCGGAGAAAAGCGTTTACAGGGACTCAAGCGATATCTCACGCTTGACACAGGGCAGGCTAGGTGA